A segment of the Hyperolius riggenbachi isolate aHypRig1 chromosome 8, aHypRig1.pri, whole genome shotgun sequence genome:
ATAACAACAGAATGTGGTGTCAGCTGTACAGCTGGCTCTGTGTCTGTATAGCCCGGCCAagtgatgtcacccaagggatctaCTCCCGATCCCCGACAGGGAACATCAGTCCGGTGACATCACATAGCCATTGTTTAACGCAGATTCGTCCCACGTACCCCGATGATTGTTCATTTGGAAGACCATTATGACAAATCACATTGCAAACAACTGTTTAAATCTCCGCTAGTCAATGTACTTTAGCGTAAAAACATTGCTTAATTTGAACCATCGTTTCAATGATCGTTCGCAACCCGTCATTACAACACCCCACTTCAGTTATTGAAAGATAGTTTGTGGAACGATTCCTCATTGGTGGTGCTCCATGATCTATCTTTCCATAGGCACTTTTCCTTAATGCATATGGCTTAGCTTCAGGCCTTGTAGCTTGCTGAAAAATGACTGAATTTACTTAAAAACAATTCCCTTGTAGACGCATGCAAAAATCACCAATGTTCTTCAGTCATCTCCAACCCCAGAGAACCTCTGATAAACCATGTCTGGATTCAGGACTGCTACTATTCACAATAACTATAGTAATTTCAAGTTTTAGCATAAATGGGCTAATTTTCGTGATAGCAGTTTTTTAAACGTCAAGCCAATATCTCATGTAAATATCTCATGTAAAGGTTTTTATATCTCTAGAACATACAGTAGGCATGATATCTGTGTCTGATAATACACTGTTGTAGAAAAGAATGAGGCCTTTTGTCCAGCTCTCTACACAGCATATCCTAATGGAGGCTTCCTCTGCACCACAAAGGATATGTATAATAGCAGGTTGAGGGAATATGCCTCAATGCTAAGGCCTACACATATGGAATGCCTAAGCCCCAGAAAACCAAAATCCAGCACTGAAAGTCACTGCCATGAAATGGTAAGAGATCCACACATCTGAGAATTGCAGCTACTATTGGAGGCTCTTGATATTCTGGAGGTGTTTGTACTAAGATTTCCTTTGGCCCCGCCAATAGTGGTCAGAGAGTAGTAGCAGACTTCACTTTGGAAGACAAGACCTGTTTAAAGCGTCTTTTCAGGTCTTGCATGTTGGGAGACCTAGGGCGTACCAGATGTAGTCCTCTTCTCTTTTCCCCATTACAGCTGAAGATCATCTTTCCAACCTCCTGGCAGAGTTGGtagaaagccccatacacaccttCATAATTTTCTCTAGCTGAGACCTCAGCATACGTGCCACATAGTTCATTAGCAAGTTGAAGACCTTCATCTGATTCCACTTGCCGGGCTCTTAGAAGATCTGCTTTATTTCCTACCAGAAGAAGTGGGATTTTAGTGTTTGAATGGATTTTCCGCAAGTGTTGGTATAAAGGTCTAATTACACGGTAGCTATTATAGTCTGTGATTGAGAAGACAAACACAAAGCCATCTGCCCAATATATTGATCGATTTATTTGTTCTTGGCAGGAAATGCTGTCTGTTTCTTCCTGTAATGAGAAGACAGAAAGAGATGTAAGTTAAGAAATTTCTAGTGGTATGTGTTGTCCAGTCACTTCAATGAATACAAAGCTGTCGTTTTACAATATGAGCAGGATTATTTCCTATAGGAGACAACAATGCCTAAAGCCTTACCATATAGAATCATATTTTGTAGATATTGCTCATTAATCTATTTGGAAACATGGCTATTCCATCAACAGCACAGTTCCAATTGACCTCTCCATGCTGTGCTGGTTTACATTTCTTTACAGGAGGAATTGATTAAATGTAGCAGAAATACAAACAGTATAAAACTACAAGCCCAATCAATGAGCTAAACCCAATATGGATCTATGCCACAAAcccaatcaggccctaatttttaAGCCTCAACTGCTGCGaagtcctgcctcccccccccccccccccacaattgcTGCTCTTGGTCAACATAAATACCAGCCTTAGAAACACTGTTATTACATAGATGTCAAGGTCGTTGGCCATGTCACCTGCTGGTGTTGAACCATCGTACAAAATTTTTATCACATTTCAGTAGACAATGTATACATGATTTTGTAATACTGCAATACCTGATTAATCGCCCTAATACAGTTTTTGACCTCAGGGGGACCCAAAGGGATCCATCTGCAGGCGCTCTCTCTCCTGCCATAGAAAACCATGTTTAAGCAGAGGTTTCTGCTCGATGCTCGATGGCCAAAGACGCAAGGAAATATGTTTTGGAGAACAACAGAATGTGTAAATGGAGCAttcaaatgtgtgtttttttccctttgccaGTTTATACACAACACTGCTTCCCAAACGCTCTGTACTTCATTGCCAGAACATGTTATAAAAGAAATAGAACCAACCTGTGAACACTTAGGGAACATGTCCAAAGTATCCAGTTTTAATTTATGCAGATGGTCTGGAGTAGCATTTGATCTATGAAGACTTTTAAAAATGTGCTCCAGCATCATT
Coding sequences within it:
- the LOC137527134 gene encoding ras-like protein family member 11A-like; this encodes MSQYSHNYLLVPIPEYPLLECDPNKNIKIVVLGGSGVGKTALVVRFLTKRFIGDYEANTGALYSRKVTIDGEQISLQVQDTPYVSMEEETDSISCQEQINRSIYWADGFVFVFSITDYNSYRVIRPLYQHLRKIHSNTKIPLLLVGNKADLLRARQVESDEGLQLANELCGTYAEVSARENYEGVYGAFYQLCQEVGKMIFSCNGEKRRGLHLVRPRSPNMQDLKRRFKQVLSSKVKSATTL